From a single Cupriavidus taiwanensis LMG 19424 genomic region:
- the gltK gene encoding glutamate/aspartate ABC transporter permease GltK — MAYSFDFTSINPATLHVLGEGMMVSLKITVTAVVVGIIWGTILAMMRLSSFRLLNWFAQGYVTIFRSIPLVMVLLWFFLIIPQVLQSIFNLSPATDLRMTSALVAFALFEAAYYSEIIRAGIQSVSRGQMFAAQALGMTYGQSMRLVILPQAFRNMVPLLLTQGIILFQDTSLVYVSALADFFGQAYGIGERDGRIVEMLLFAGLVYFIICFSASLLVKRYQKKVAV; from the coding sequence ATGGCTTATTCCTTCGATTTCACCTCGATCAACCCGGCCACGCTGCACGTGCTGGGCGAGGGCATGATGGTCTCGCTGAAAATCACCGTCACCGCGGTGGTGGTCGGCATCATCTGGGGCACCATCCTGGCGATGATGCGGCTGTCGTCGTTCCGGCTGCTGAACTGGTTCGCGCAGGGGTACGTGACCATCTTCCGCTCCATCCCGCTGGTGATGGTGCTGCTGTGGTTCTTCCTGATTATCCCGCAGGTCTTGCAGAGCATCTTCAATTTGTCGCCGGCGACGGACCTGCGCATGACCTCGGCGCTGGTGGCGTTCGCGCTGTTCGAGGCGGCGTACTACTCCGAGATCATCCGGGCGGGCATCCAGAGCGTGTCGCGCGGACAGATGTTTGCCGCGCAGGCCCTGGGCATGACCTATGGGCAGTCGATGCGGCTGGTGATCCTGCCGCAGGCGTTCCGCAACATGGTGCCGCTGCTGCTGACCCAGGGCATCATCCTGTTCCAGGATACGTCGCTGGTGTACGTGAGCGCGCTGGCGGACTTCTTCGGCCAGGCCTACGGCATCGGCGAGCGCGACGGCCGTATCGTCGAGATGCTGCTGTTCGCCGGCCTGGTGTACTTCATCATTTGTTTTTCCGCTTCGCTGCTGGTCAAGCGTTACCAGAAAAAGGTGGCTGTATGA
- a CDS encoding glutamate/aspartate ABC transporter substrate-binding protein: protein MNFAKLAALMIAGGVMCGTAQAAEQLTGTLKKIKDTGVITLGVRESSIPFNYNLGGVRQVGYSYDINMKIVEAIKDQLKLPNLQVKEIPITSQNRITLLQNGTIDIECGSTTNNLERQKQVAFTNSIFIIGTRIMVKKDAGIKDWADLKGKNVVTTAGTTSERLLRKMNDDQKLGMNIISTKDHGQSFLTLESGRAVAFMMDDALLYGERAKAKNPADWIVVGKPQSRESYGCMIRKDDPQFKKLSDTVISGMMKDGSINTLYTKWFMQPVPPKGLNLDFPLSEDMKALIKAPNDKALD from the coding sequence ATGAATTTCGCCAAGTTGGCTGCCCTGATGATTGCCGGGGGCGTAATGTGCGGGACGGCACAGGCAGCCGAACAACTGACGGGCACGCTGAAGAAGATTAAGGACACGGGCGTCATCACGCTCGGCGTGCGCGAGTCGTCGATTCCGTTCAACTACAACCTGGGCGGCGTGCGCCAGGTCGGCTATTCCTACGATATCAACATGAAAATCGTGGAAGCCATCAAGGACCAGCTGAAGCTGCCGAACCTGCAGGTCAAGGAAATTCCGATTACCTCGCAGAACCGCATCACGCTGCTGCAGAACGGCACCATCGATATCGAATGCGGCTCGACCACCAATAACCTGGAACGCCAGAAGCAGGTTGCCTTCACCAATTCCATCTTCATCATCGGCACGCGCATCATGGTGAAGAAGGATGCCGGCATCAAGGACTGGGCCGACCTGAAGGGCAAGAACGTCGTCACCACCGCCGGCACCACGTCGGAGCGCCTGCTGCGCAAGATGAACGACGACCAGAAGCTGGGCATGAACATCATCAGCACCAAGGACCATGGCCAGTCGTTCCTGACGCTGGAATCGGGCCGTGCGGTCGCTTTCATGATGGACGACGCGCTGCTGTACGGCGAGCGCGCCAAGGCCAAGAACCCGGCCGACTGGATCGTCGTGGGCAAGCCGCAATCGCGCGAGTCCTACGGCTGCATGATCCGCAAGGACGATCCGCAATTCAAGAAGCTGTCCGACACCGTCATCTCCGGCATGATGAAGGACGGCTCGATCAATACGCTGTACACCAAGTGGTTCATGCAACCGGTGCCGCCGAAGGGCCTGAACCTGGACTTCCCGCTGTCCGAAGACATGAAGGCGCTGATCAAGGCGCCCAACGACAAGGCGCTGGACTGA
- a CDS encoding tartrate dehydrogenase — MSQYKIAVIPGDGIGTEVMPEGIRVMDAAARRFGIDFQWDHFDFSSCDYYARHGKMLPDDWFDTLVKYDAIYFGAVGWPDAVPDHVSLWGSLLQFRRSFDQYVNLRPVRLMPGIRSPLAGRQPGDIDFYVVRENTEGEYSSIGGRMFPGTEREIVVQETVMSRTGVDRILKFAFELAQKRPKKHLTSATKSNGISITMPYWDERVEAMAANYPGIKVDKYHIDILTAHFVQHPDWFDVVVASNLFGDILSDLGPACTGTIGIAPSGNINPDRTFPSLFEPVHGSAPDIAGRGVANPIGQIWCGAMMLEHLGHDEAGAAVLGAIENVLAAGPEHAPLTRDIGGKAGTADLGRAIAEAL, encoded by the coding sequence ATGAGTCAATACAAGATTGCCGTAATTCCCGGAGACGGAATCGGCACGGAAGTCATGCCCGAGGGCATCCGGGTGATGGACGCCGCGGCGCGCCGCTTCGGCATCGACTTCCAGTGGGATCATTTCGATTTTTCCAGCTGCGACTATTACGCCCGCCACGGCAAGATGCTGCCGGACGACTGGTTCGACACGCTGGTCAAGTACGACGCCATCTATTTCGGCGCGGTCGGCTGGCCTGACGCGGTGCCCGACCATGTCTCGCTGTGGGGTTCGCTGCTGCAGTTCCGCCGCTCGTTCGACCAGTACGTGAACCTGCGCCCGGTGCGGCTGATGCCGGGCATCCGCAGCCCGCTGGCCGGCCGCCAGCCCGGCGACATCGATTTCTACGTGGTGCGGGAGAACACCGAGGGCGAGTATTCCAGCATCGGCGGGCGCATGTTCCCCGGCACCGAGCGCGAGATCGTGGTGCAGGAAACGGTGATGAGCCGCACCGGCGTCGACCGCATCCTGAAGTTCGCCTTTGAACTGGCCCAGAAGCGTCCGAAAAAGCACCTGACCTCGGCGACCAAGTCCAACGGCATCTCGATCACGATGCCGTACTGGGACGAGCGGGTCGAGGCGATGGCGGCGAATTATCCTGGCATCAAGGTCGACAAGTACCACATCGACATCCTCACCGCGCATTTCGTCCAGCATCCGGACTGGTTCGACGTGGTGGTGGCGAGCAACCTGTTCGGCGATATCCTGTCCGACCTGGGCCCGGCCTGCACTGGCACCATCGGCATCGCGCCGTCGGGCAACATCAATCCGGACCGCACCTTCCCCAGCCTGTTCGAGCCGGTGCACGGCTCGGCCCCGGACATCGCCGGCCGCGGCGTGGCCAACCCGATCGGCCAGATCTGGTGCGGCGCCATGATGCTGGAACACCTCGGCCATGACGAAGCCGGCGCCGCGGTGCTGGGCGCGATCGAGAACGTTCTGGCCGCCGGGCCGGAGCACGCGCCGCTGACGCGCGACATCGGCGGCAAGGCCGGTACCGCCGACCTGGGCCGCGCCATAGCGGAGGCGCTGTGA
- the rplM gene encoding 50S ribosomal protein L13: MKTFSAKPHEVKRDWYVIDATDKVLGRVASEVARRLRGKHKPEFTPHVDTGDYIIIVNAAKLRVTGTKETDKKYYRHSGYPGGIYETTFGKMQQRFPGRALEKAVKGMLPKGPLGYAMIKKLKVYAEAEHPHEAQQPKALEI, translated from the coding sequence ATGAAGACCTTTTCCGCCAAGCCTCATGAGGTAAAGCGCGACTGGTACGTGATTGACGCGACGGACAAAGTCCTCGGCCGTGTCGCCAGCGAAGTGGCACGCCGTCTGCGCGGCAAGCACAAGCCGGAATTCACTCCGCACGTCGACACGGGTGATTACATCATCATCGTCAATGCAGCCAAGCTGCGTGTCACGGGTACCAAGGAAACGGACAAGAAGTACTATCGCCATTCGGGCTACCCGGGCGGTATCTACGAAACGACGTTCGGCAAGATGCAGCAGCGTTTCCCGGGCCGTGCCCTGGAAAAGGCTGTCAAGGGCATGCTGCCGAAGGGTCCGCTGGGCTACGCGATGATCAAGAAGCTGAAGGTTTACGCCGAAGCCGAGCATCCGCATGAAGCGCAGCAGCCCAAGGCGCTGGAAATCTAA
- a CDS encoding Glu/Leu/Phe/Val family dehydrogenase has product MSSAAPTNTAGQKHALPSYLNADNLGPWGIYLQQVDRVTPYLGSLARWVETLKRPKRALVVDVPIELDNGTIAHFEGYRVQHNLSRGPGKGGVRFHQDVTLSEVMALSAWMSVKNAAVNVPYGGAKGGIRVDPRTLSQAELERLTRRYTSEINIIIGPSKDIPAPDVNTNAQVMAWMMDTYSMNSGSTSTGVVTGKPISLGGSLGRHEATGRGVFVVGSEAARNIGLEVKGARVAVQGFGNVGAVAAKLFHEAGAKVVAVQDHRTTLFDPAGLDVPAMMEHASHSGTIDGFRGEVLRSEQFWEVDCDILIPAALEGQITAENAPKITAKLVIEGANGPTTPQADDILRERNILVCPDVIANAGGVTVSYFEWVQDFSSFFWTEEEINQRLVRIMQEAFRAIWQVAQENKVTLRTAAFIVACTRILQAREMRGLYP; this is encoded by the coding sequence ATGTCTTCCGCAGCACCGACCAACACTGCTGGCCAAAAGCACGCACTCCCGTCCTACCTCAACGCCGACAACCTCGGCCCCTGGGGCATCTACCTGCAGCAAGTCGACCGCGTCACGCCCTACCTGGGTTCGCTGGCGCGCTGGGTCGAAACCCTGAAGCGCCCCAAGCGCGCCCTGGTCGTCGACGTTCCCATCGAACTGGACAACGGCACCATCGCCCATTTCGAGGGCTACCGGGTGCAGCACAACCTGTCGCGCGGTCCGGGCAAGGGCGGCGTGCGCTTCCACCAGGACGTGACGCTGTCCGAGGTGATGGCCCTGTCGGCCTGGATGTCGGTGAAGAACGCCGCGGTCAACGTGCCGTACGGCGGTGCCAAGGGCGGCATCCGCGTCGACCCGCGCACGCTGTCGCAGGCCGAGCTGGAACGCCTGACGCGCCGCTACACCAGCGAAATCAACATCATCATCGGGCCGAGCAAGGACATCCCGGCGCCGGACGTCAACACCAACGCACAGGTGATGGCGTGGATGATGGACACCTATTCGATGAACTCGGGCAGCACCTCGACCGGCGTCGTGACCGGCAAGCCGATCTCGCTGGGCGGCTCGCTGGGCCGCCACGAGGCCACCGGCCGCGGCGTGTTCGTGGTCGGCTCCGAGGCCGCGCGCAATATCGGCCTCGAGGTCAAGGGCGCGCGCGTGGCGGTGCAGGGCTTCGGCAACGTCGGCGCGGTCGCCGCCAAGCTGTTCCATGAGGCCGGCGCCAAGGTGGTGGCGGTGCAGGACCATCGCACCACGCTGTTCGACCCGGCCGGCCTGGACGTGCCGGCGATGATGGAACACGCCTCGCACAGCGGCACCATCGACGGCTTCCGCGGCGAAGTCCTGCGCAGCGAGCAGTTCTGGGAAGTCGATTGCGACATCCTGATCCCGGCCGCGCTGGAAGGCCAGATTACCGCCGAAAACGCGCCGAAGATCACGGCAAAGCTGGTGATCGAGGGCGCCAACGGCCCGACCACGCCGCAGGCCGACGATATCCTGCGCGAGCGCAATATCCTGGTCTGCCCGGACGTGATCGCCAACGCCGGCGGCGTGACCGTGTCCTACTTCGAGTGGGTGCAGGACTTCTCCAGCTTCTTCTGGACCGAGGAAGAGATCAACCAGCGCCTGGTACGGATCATGCAAGAAGCCTTCCGGGCAATCTGGCAGGTGGCACAGGAGAACAAGGTGACGCTGCGCACGGCGGCGTTTATCGTGGCCTGTACGCGGATCCTGCAGGCGCGCGAGATGCGCGGCCTGTACCCCTGA
- a CDS encoding OsmC family protein, translating to MECKVTWMGADGMSFVAQTGSGHIVAMDGAPEGGGHNLAPRPMEMVLLGTGGCTAYDVVLILKRGRQDVTGCSVQLQAERAGEDPKVFTRIKFHFVVTGKNLNPATVERAIKLSHEKYCSASIMLAKTAEITHTLEIVEG from the coding sequence ATGGAATGCAAAGTAACATGGATGGGCGCCGATGGCATGAGCTTCGTCGCCCAGACCGGCAGCGGCCACATCGTTGCCATGGACGGCGCACCCGAAGGTGGCGGCCATAACCTGGCCCCGCGTCCCATGGAAATGGTGCTGCTGGGCACCGGCGGCTGCACCGCCTATGACGTAGTGCTGATCCTCAAGCGCGGCCGCCAGGACGTCACCGGCTGCAGCGTGCAGCTGCAGGCCGAGCGCGCCGGCGAAGACCCCAAGGTGTTCACCCGCATCAAGTTCCATTTTGTGGTGACCGGCAAGAATCTCAACCCCGCCACGGTCGAGCGCGCGATCAAGCTGTCGCACGAGAAGTACTGCTCGGCGTCGATCATGCTGGCCAAGACAGCCGAGATCACGCACACGCTGGAAATCGTCGAAGGCTGA
- a CDS encoding class II glutamine amidotransferase, whose product MCQLLGMNCATPTDVTFSFTGFAARGGVTDHHADGFGVAFFEDKACRLFIDNQSAGTSPVADLIKRYPIKSKNVISHIRKATQGTVLLENCHPFMRELWGRHWIFAHNGDLHGFTPFLSGVYQPVGDTDSELAFCTLMQGLRKRFPGSQPPLNELGHALADITREITLHGVFNYLLCNGQALFAHCSTRLYYIVRQWPFSTAHLIDADLSIDFAQVTTPDDRVAVIATAPLTDNETWTQFAPGELIMFEDGRPTMTLSVPIPPEVQAKNAANTACT is encoded by the coding sequence ATGTGCCAGTTGCTAGGCATGAACTGCGCCACGCCGACCGACGTGACGTTCTCCTTCACCGGCTTCGCCGCCCGCGGCGGCGTGACCGACCACCACGCCGACGGCTTCGGCGTCGCCTTCTTCGAGGACAAGGCCTGCCGCCTGTTCATCGACAACCAGTCCGCCGGCACGTCGCCGGTGGCCGACCTGATCAAGCGCTATCCGATCAAGTCGAAGAACGTCATCTCGCATATCCGCAAGGCCACGCAGGGCACTGTGCTGCTGGAGAACTGCCACCCGTTCATGCGCGAGCTGTGGGGCCGGCACTGGATCTTTGCCCACAACGGCGACCTGCACGGCTTCACCCCGTTCCTGTCCGGCGTCTACCAGCCGGTGGGCGATACCGACAGCGAGCTGGCCTTCTGCACACTGATGCAGGGCCTGCGCAAGCGTTTCCCGGGCTCGCAGCCGCCGCTGAACGAGCTGGGGCATGCGCTGGCCGACATCACCCGCGAAATCACGCTGCACGGCGTGTTCAACTACCTGCTGTGCAACGGGCAGGCGCTGTTCGCCCACTGCTCGACCCGCCTCTACTACATCGTGCGGCAATGGCCGTTCTCGACCGCGCACCTGATCGACGCCGACCTGTCGATCGATTTCGCCCAGGTCACCACGCCGGACGACCGCGTCGCCGTGATCGCCACCGCGCCGCTGACCGACAACGAGACCTGGACCCAGTTCGCCCCGGGCGAGCTGATCATGTTCGAGGACGGGCGCCCGACCATGACGCTGAGCGTGCCGATCCCGCCCGAGGTGCAGGCCAAGAACGCGGCCAATACTGCCTGTACCTGA
- a CDS encoding amino acid ABC transporter permease: MNYNWHWGVFLEQAAQNETYLDWMISGLKVTLALGLSSWVIALVIGSVLGVLRTVPNKWLAGIAATYVEIFRNIPLLVQLFIWYFVMPELLPGGEAIKQMNPFAQQFLAAMLCLGTFTAARVCEQVRSGINSLARGQKNAGLAMGFTLPQTYRHVLLPMAFRVIVPPLTSEFLNIFKNSAVASTIGLLELAAQGRQLVDYTARPYESFIAVTLMYALINVTVMLLMRWVEARTRVPGFIGGK, translated from the coding sequence ATGAACTACAACTGGCATTGGGGAGTTTTCCTCGAACAGGCCGCCCAGAACGAGACCTACCTGGACTGGATGATCTCCGGCCTGAAGGTCACGCTCGCGCTGGGGCTTTCGTCCTGGGTCATTGCCCTGGTCATCGGCTCGGTGCTCGGCGTGCTGCGCACGGTGCCGAACAAATGGCTGGCCGGCATTGCCGCCACCTATGTCGAGATTTTCCGCAACATCCCGCTGCTGGTGCAGCTGTTCATCTGGTATTTCGTCATGCCCGAGCTGCTGCCCGGCGGCGAGGCGATCAAGCAGATGAACCCGTTCGCGCAGCAGTTCCTGGCCGCCATGCTGTGCCTGGGGACGTTTACCGCCGCGCGGGTCTGCGAGCAGGTGCGCTCGGGCATCAACTCGCTGGCGCGCGGGCAGAAGAACGCGGGCCTGGCGATGGGCTTCACGCTGCCGCAGACGTACCGCCACGTGCTGCTGCCGATGGCGTTCCGCGTGATCGTGCCGCCGCTGACCTCGGAGTTCCTGAACATCTTCAAGAACTCGGCGGTGGCGTCGACCATCGGCCTGCTGGAGCTGGCCGCGCAGGGGCGCCAGCTGGTGGACTACACCGCGCGTCCGTATGAGTCGTTCATCGCGGTCACGCTGATGTACGCGCTGATCAACGTCACGGTGATGCTGCTGATGCGCTGGGTCGAGGCCCGCACGCGCGTGCCCGGCTTCATCGGCGGCAAGTAA
- a CDS encoding DUF3025 domain-containing protein translates to MRTQQTAAGEPFAAALAGIDWSRPWFQPFAPRGAALAEAVQGGADLRALLDAQSVASGLHNARGLPLRFVPQQALPEGRAYEAHIDATGEVPTRDNLHDFFNALVWLHFPRAKRVLNQIQAAVIAREGVRTARGGVRDAATLFDENAVLFLSEGDEHAEALRGFAWQQLFVAQRHAWGTACRVVPFGHALLEKLVQPYKAVTAHAWTLPLVAGGALDKAVALSLQEAAADGTLRGGRCFAPLPVMGIPGWCDDNASPDFYADITVFRPGRMRDLQRQPD, encoded by the coding sequence TTGCGCACCCAGCAGACAGCGGCCGGCGAGCCTTTCGCCGCCGCACTGGCCGGGATCGACTGGTCCCGGCCGTGGTTTCAACCCTTTGCGCCGCGCGGCGCAGCGCTGGCCGAGGCGGTGCAAGGCGGGGCAGACCTGCGCGCACTGCTCGATGCCCAGTCCGTTGCGTCGGGCCTGCACAACGCGCGCGGCCTGCCGCTGCGCTTTGTCCCCCAGCAGGCCTTGCCCGAGGGGCGCGCCTACGAAGCGCATATCGACGCCACGGGCGAAGTCCCGACGCGCGACAATCTCCATGATTTCTTCAACGCGCTGGTCTGGCTGCATTTCCCCCGGGCCAAGCGCGTGCTCAACCAGATCCAGGCGGCCGTGATCGCGCGCGAAGGCGTGCGGACCGCGCGCGGCGGCGTGCGCGACGCGGCCACGCTGTTCGACGAGAACGCGGTGCTGTTCCTGAGCGAGGGCGACGAACATGCCGAGGCGCTGCGAGGCTTCGCCTGGCAGCAGCTTTTTGTCGCGCAGCGCCACGCATGGGGCACTGCCTGCAGGGTCGTGCCGTTCGGCCATGCCCTGCTGGAAAAGCTAGTGCAGCCGTACAAGGCCGTGACCGCGCATGCCTGGACGCTGCCGCTGGTGGCGGGTGGCGCGCTGGACAAGGCGGTGGCATTGTCGCTGCAGGAGGCGGCTGCTGACGGCACGCTGCGCGGCGGCCGCTGCTTCGCGCCGCTGCCCGTCATGGGAATTCCGGGATGGTGTGACGACAACGCCTCGCCTGATTTCTATGCCGACATCACGGTGTTCCGGCCCGGGCGCATGCGGGATTTACAGCGGCAACCCGATTGA
- a CDS encoding amino acid ABC transporter ATP-binding protein, whose protein sequence is MIEINNVSKWYGSFQVLTDCTTKVAKGEVVVVCGPSGSGKSTLIKTVNALEPFQKGDILVDGTSVGNPKTNLPKLRSRVGMVFQNFELFPHLSITENLTIAQMKVLGRSKDEAMAKGLKYLERVGLKSQADKYPGQLSGGQQQRVAIARALSMDPICMLFDEPTSALDPEMVNEVLDVMVQLAQEGMTMMCVTHEMGFARKVANRVIFMDQGKIVEDADKEEFFGNIDARSERARQFLSKILHH, encoded by the coding sequence ATGATCGAAATCAATAACGTTTCCAAGTGGTACGGCTCCTTCCAGGTGCTGACCGATTGCACCACCAAGGTTGCCAAGGGTGAAGTGGTGGTGGTGTGCGGCCCGTCGGGTTCGGGCAAGTCCACGCTGATCAAGACCGTCAACGCGCTGGAGCCGTTCCAGAAGGGCGACATCCTGGTCGACGGCACTTCGGTGGGCAATCCCAAGACCAACCTGCCCAAGCTGCGTTCGCGCGTGGGCATGGTGTTCCAGAACTTCGAGCTGTTCCCGCACCTGTCGATCACCGAGAACCTGACCATCGCGCAGATGAAGGTACTTGGCCGTTCGAAGGACGAGGCCATGGCCAAGGGCCTGAAGTACCTCGAGCGCGTGGGCCTGAAGAGCCAGGCCGACAAGTACCCCGGCCAGCTGTCGGGCGGCCAGCAGCAGCGCGTGGCAATTGCACGTGCGCTGTCGATGGACCCGATCTGCATGCTGTTCGACGAGCCCACCTCCGCGCTGGACCCGGAAATGGTCAACGAAGTGCTGGACGTGATGGTTCAGCTGGCGCAGGAAGGCATGACCATGATGTGCGTGACCCACGAAATGGGCTTCGCGCGCAAGGTGGCCAACCGCGTGATCTTCATGGACCAGGGCAAGATCGTCGAGGACGCCGACAAGGAAGAGTTCTTCGGCAATATCGACGCCCGTTCGGAGCGCGCGCGCCAGTTCCTGTCGAAGATCCTGCATCACTGA
- a CDS encoding glycerate kinase type-2 family protein, whose translation MSAAFAGDARALLLETFQAAVAAADPLQIVAQHLPAPHAGGRTLVVGAGKAAASMAAAVERAYAGKATLEGLVVTRYAHGMPTDHIRVIEAGHPVPDESGEQAAAEILAAVQSLTPQDRLLVLVSGGGSSLLSLPAEGIPMADLKATTRELLRCGAPITDMNIVRKHISRIQGGRLAQASQAPVTTLIVSDVAGDDPSAIASGPTVADPSTFDDALQILRRYGAEVPASVQSHLERGARGEVPETPKPGDALFDRVDNIMIATAHGSLEAAAALFRQRGITPVVLGDTVTGEAREVARVYAALVREIRAYNAPFATPVALISGGECTVTLPAGGGASKARGGRCSEFLLSLAVELAGMPDVYAIAADTDGIDGSEDNAGALADPTTLARAEAAGMPGQRQLDAHDAWALFDAIGDLVVTGPKRTNVNDYRAILIL comes from the coding sequence GTGAGCGCCGCGTTCGCGGGGGACGCCCGCGCACTGCTGCTCGAAACCTTCCAGGCCGCCGTGGCGGCGGCCGATCCGCTGCAGATCGTCGCGCAGCACCTGCCGGCGCCGCACGCCGGTGGCCGCACGCTGGTGGTCGGCGCGGGCAAGGCGGCCGCTTCGATGGCCGCGGCGGTCGAGCGCGCCTACGCCGGCAAGGCCACGCTGGAAGGACTGGTGGTCACGCGCTACGCGCACGGCATGCCGACCGACCATATCCGCGTGATCGAGGCCGGCCACCCGGTGCCCGATGAGTCAGGCGAGCAGGCCGCGGCGGAGATCCTGGCCGCGGTGCAGTCGCTGACGCCGCAGGACCGGCTGCTGGTGCTGGTTTCGGGCGGCGGCTCGAGCCTGCTGTCGCTGCCGGCCGAGGGCATCCCGATGGCCGACCTAAAGGCGACCACCCGGGAATTGCTGCGCTGTGGCGCGCCGATCACCGACATGAATATCGTGCGCAAGCACATCTCGCGCATCCAGGGCGGCCGGCTGGCGCAGGCGAGCCAGGCGCCGGTGACCACGCTGATCGTCTCGGACGTGGCCGGCGACGATCCCAGCGCGATCGCCTCGGGCCCGACCGTGGCCGATCCCAGCACTTTCGATGACGCGCTGCAGATACTGCGCCGCTATGGCGCCGAGGTGCCGGCCAGCGTGCAGTCGCACCTGGAACGCGGCGCGCGCGGCGAGGTGCCGGAAACGCCCAAGCCTGGCGATGCGTTGTTCGATCGCGTCGACAACATCATGATCGCCACCGCCCACGGCAGCCTCGAGGCCGCCGCCGCGCTGTTCCGCCAGCGCGGCATCACGCCGGTGGTGCTGGGCGACACGGTGACCGGCGAGGCGCGCGAAGTCGCCCGCGTCTATGCCGCGCTGGTGCGCGAGATTCGCGCGTACAATGCCCCGTTCGCCACGCCCGTGGCGCTGATTTCCGGAGGTGAGTGCACGGTCACTTTGCCGGCCGGCGGCGGCGCCAGCAAGGCGCGCGGCGGGCGCTGCTCGGAGTTCCTGCTGTCGCTGGCGGTCGAACTGGCCGGGATGCCCGATGTGTACGCGATCGCCGCCGACACCGACGGCATCGACGGCTCCGAGGACAACGCCGGCGCGCTGGCCGACCCGACCACGCTGGCGCGCGCCGAGGCCGCCGGCATGCCCGGCCAGCGCCAGCTGGACGCGCACGACGCCTGGGCCTTGTTCGATGCCATCGGCGACCTCGTGGTCACCGGCCCGAAGCGCACCAATGTCAACGATTACCGCGCCATCCTGATTCTCTGA
- the pyrC gene encoding dihydroorotase, which translates to MTQKLTITRPDDWHLHLRDGAALAAVLPDTARQFARAIVMPNLKPPVTTVAQAQAYRARILAALPAGMQFEPLMTLYLTDNTGPEEIAAARASGFVHGVKLYPAGATTNSDAGVTDIRRCYPALEAMQRAGLPLLVHGEVTDPAIDIFDREAVFIERVMTPLRRDMPELKVVFEHITTKDAAQYVRDASGPVGATITAHHLLYNRNAIFTGGIRPHYYCLPVLKRETHREALVAAATSGSERFFLGTDSAPHARGLKEHACGCAGCYTALHAMELYAEAFDAAGALDKLEAFASFNGPAFYGLPRNTGTLTLEREDWELPAELPYGDTTLVPLRGGETLRWKAR; encoded by the coding sequence ATGACCCAGAAGCTCACCATCACCCGCCCGGACGACTGGCACCTGCACCTGCGCGACGGCGCGGCGCTGGCCGCCGTGCTGCCCGATACCGCCCGCCAGTTTGCCCGCGCCATCGTCATGCCCAACCTGAAGCCGCCGGTGACCACGGTGGCGCAGGCGCAGGCCTATCGCGCCCGCATCCTGGCGGCGCTGCCGGCCGGCATGCAGTTCGAGCCGCTGATGACGCTGTACCTGACCGACAACACCGGCCCCGAGGAAATCGCCGCGGCCAGGGCCAGCGGCTTCGTGCACGGCGTGAAGCTGTATCCGGCGGGTGCCACCACCAACAGCGACGCCGGCGTGACCGATATCCGCCGCTGCTATCCCGCGCTGGAAGCGATGCAGCGCGCCGGCCTGCCGCTGCTGGTGCACGGCGAAGTGACCGATCCCGCGATCGATATCTTCGACCGCGAGGCCGTCTTCATCGAGCGCGTGATGACGCCGCTGCGCCGCGACATGCCTGAACTGAAAGTGGTGTTCGAGCACATCACCACCAAGGATGCGGCGCAGTATGTGCGCGACGCCAGCGGCCCGGTCGGCGCCACCATCACCGCCCACCACCTGCTCTACAACCGCAACGCCATCTTCACCGGCGGCATCCGCCCGCACTATTACTGCCTGCCGGTGCTCAAGCGCGAAACCCACCGCGAGGCGCTGGTGGCGGCCGCCACCTCGGGCAGCGAGCGCTTTTTCCTGGGAACCGACAGCGCGCCGCACGCGCGCGGGCTGAAGGAACATGCCTGCGGCTGCGCCGGCTGCTATACCGCGCTGCATGCGATGGAGCTGTATGCCGAAGCCTTCGATGCCGCCGGCGCACTCGACAAGCTGGAGGCCTTCGCCAGCTTCAACGGCCCGGCCTTCTACGGCCTGCCGCGCAACACCGGCACGCTGACGCTGGAGCGCGAAGACTGGGAACTGCCGGCCGAGCTGCCCTACGGCGACACCACGCTGGTGCCGCTGCGCGGCGGCGAAACGCTGCGCTGGAAGGCACGCTGA